GTTTTTATTATTCTGCTGATATCGAGTATACGTACCAATAGTAAGAATATAAAAGAAAGCGGAGCAGTACTTAGACTAAAATGAACATAGAAGAATTAATTAACGAGCAAAAGCGTATAAATGACATTTTGTCAAAGGCAAAAAATGATATAGAAAAGTCTCCGGAAGGAACTCTGAGGATAACTAGATCAAAATCAACTCCATGCTATTACTATCGCAAGAATTCATCTGATCGCTCAGGTACATATATAAATGCAAAAGAGATTGATCTTGCCAGGAAGCTTGCTCAAAAAGGATATGCCATGGACGTAATTCGTTATCTGGAGCCTATGGCAGGATTAATTGATAATGTAACTCAAGCCTATAGAGATAGTAGTATTCACACCATCACTAGTGGGTATAATGAGGCTAGACGCAAATTGATCACACCCTATGAACTAAATGATGAAGAATACATTTCGGAATGGATTAGAAAAACTACAGAACAATTACAGAAATACAAACAGAGTAAAGACTATATAGCCCATAGTCATGTAGAAAATCTTGCATTTACAACTGCTAAGGGAGAGACGGTAAGATCTAAATCAGAGGTTATCTTAGCGGATACGTTTCTGAGATACGGAATTCCTTACCAATATGAACTCCCATATGTATATCGTGGAGAGGTAGTTTTTAGACCGGATTTTACTATTCTTAATGTTAGGAAAAGAAAAATCGTATATATAGAACATTTTGGTAAAATGGATTCAGAAAGCTATAGAGATTCATTTTTCTGGAAAATGAAAAATTTTGAGAAATGGGGACTGATTCAGGGAAAGAATCTTCTTATGACATTTGAAGATTATGAGCATCCCTTCGATATAGCAGCCTACATTAAAGACATTAAGTATCTGTGTACAATGTAAAAACTTATGATATTAGTCGCTATCTTGATCAGATATACTCCTTGTTTTTATTGGGCAAAAGATGGAAAATGAGTATTAATGCAGAATTGCGTGAGTAACAATAATAAATATACGAAAGAATAAGAGAAAGAAAACATGTATTCAAATGCTTCATTAGATTTCCTTGAAATGCTCAAGAACAGTAAAACAAAAGAGCCGGATACGAGCAAACCAAAAACGAATGATTCAAAGGCAAAAGAAATAGGTAGTAACCAATTGATCACGGTTATAGATACAGAGACTAACTGGCGTGATGAAGTTATGTCAATTGGTGTAGCTCTTGCTGATGCTGATAGTTTCAAATGTGTTGATACCAGATACTACATAATTGATCCAGAATACAAGGTGGGTGGTATTTACTCTAATGTCATAAATTACCATAGTAAAAATTATGGAGACAAGGACACGCGAAATAATCAGACTGAGGGTGTCAGTAATGAGTTCAAAGGAGCTGCTAATATATCAGCACCGATTGGAAATAGCGAAATTGTCTGCTCTCGAAGTGAGGCATTAAATGATATTGTACAGTTTCTGGAAAACAACAATATAGCCAAAATATTTGCCTACAATGCCAAGTTTGACTATTCGCATCTGAGGGAATTATCTGCGTTTGAGTGGTATGACATAATGAGACTTGCTGCCTACAAGCAGTATAACAGAGCAATTACAGAAGAAATGCCTTGTTGTAAGACCGGTCGTCTTAAGACAAATTATGGAGTTGAACCAATAACCAGGATGCTTTCAGGAGATAGCAGATATTGTGAAGTTCATAATGCTATTTATGATGCTGTGGACGAACTCAGAATAATAGAACTTTTAGGGCACGCACTTGATCAGTATTCCTGTGCCAGAATAAACTGATCAGTTGAAATGCAAGCAGACAGAAAGCGATGTTTGAATATGGTAAAAAAGTGGCCTGAGACAAAAGGTGTCGCTATCTGAGCAAACACCTCTTGTCTCAGGCCCGGTACTACACAGAGTAGTTATTTAAGTGCATTCTCCAGATCTGCAATAAGGTCTTCTTTATCTTCAAGACCACAGCTGATCCTGATAAGTCCTGCAGGAATTCCGGCTGCAGCAAGCTGTTCATCAGTCATCTGGCGGTGAGTAGATGTTGCCGGGTTCAGGCAGCAGGAGCGGGCATCAGCAACGTGAGTTTCAATTGCAAATACCTTGAGCTTCTTCATAAAGCTCTCTGCAGCGGCGCGTCCACCTGCAAGTTCGAAGGAAACAACTCCGCATCCACCATTTGGAAGATACTTCTTGGCAAGTTCGTAATACTTATCTCCCTCAAGACCGGGATAATTAACCTTAACAACGCCTGGCTGAGACTGAAGGAACTTGGCAACTGCAAGTCCGTTTTCAACGTGCTTTGGCATACGAACATGAAGTGACTCAAGTCCAAGATTTAATATAAATGCATTCTGAGGAGACTGGATACTGCCAAAGTCTCTCATGAGCTGGGCTGTACACTTAGTGATGAAAGCCCCTTCTTTACCAAATTTCTCTGCATATGTAATTCCGTGATATGAATCATCAGGCTGGCAAAGACCAGGGAACTTGTCTGCGTGAGCCATCCAGTCGAAGTTGCCTGAATCAACGATAGCACCGCCTACACCTGCGCCATGTCCGTCCATATATTTGGTTGTAGAATGAGTTACAATATCAGCGCCCCACTCGATAGGTCTGCAATTAACAGGAGTAGGGAATGTGTTATCCACTATAAGCGGAACTCCGTGGCTGTGAGCAGCCTTGGCAAATTTATCTATGTCGAGAACTGTAAGAGCAGGGTTTGCGATAGTTTCGCCAAATACAGCACGAGTATTATCTTTAAATGCTGCATTTAATTCCTCTTCTGACGCATCGGGTGAAACGAATGTTACTTCAATTCCCATCTTGGCCATAGTAACGGCTATGAGGTTAAAGGTTCCGCCATAAATAGATGAAGAAGCTACGATATGACTTCCGCACTCGCAAATATTGAACAGGGCAAAAAAGTTAGCTGCCTGACCTGAAGATGTGAGCATTGCAGCACATCCTCCTTCAAGAGCAGCAATCTTGGCTGCTACATAATCATTAGTTGGGTTCTGAAGTCTTGTATAGAAATAGCCTGAAGCCTCCAGGTCAAAGAGCTTACCCATATCTTCGCTTGTATCATATTTAAAAGTTGTAGACTGGATAATAGGAATCTGACGTGGTTCGCCGTTTCCCGGTGTATATCCGGCCTGTACACATTTTGTTCCGATTTTCTTATCGTTCATGGTATTGGTCTCCTATCTCAAAAAAATGTGATTTGAATCATCATATTCAAGTTATGGCAGAAAAAGAAAAGATATTAACTGCACACGCTAATAACTTTATCACATTTTGGTCTATTCTGACAGACTTTATCGCAATAAAGAAGCAAAGTTTTTATATTCTAAAAATAGTTCAAAAAAATACGCATAAAAAATTCGTGAAAAAGTGATAGAAAACATGCTCAAATATCAGCATTTTTGAGTGCATTCAAAACTGACTAATCGTATATAATTGAGTATGATATCATGAATGTTTCATTCAAAAATGTATGAAATTAACTGAGCACTACAGGCTTATAGTTAATGTACTGGGGGCTTTTGGGGGAAAATATGAAGGATTACATTTATTGGCATTTACCTGGATTTAGTGTATTCAGGGATCTTAACAGCACTCTTATCGATCTGATGAGGGAGTTTCCGAATAGTTTTTATGATAATTATCGCGTTGGAAGTGTATACGGCACATTTCCGGGAGCAATCTGGAATGGCGGCAGAACAGTTCTTGGCTTTTGTCCCAAGAATGAGATTGAGCGCACCATTAAACTCTTTAACTCCAAGCATGTTCCAGTGCGTTTTACCTGGACCAATCCGCTTATAGAAGAAAAGCATCTAAACGATACCTACTGCAATCTCATCATGAGACTTGCTGATAATGGAGAAAATCAAGTCCTTGTGAACACACCGGTACTTGAGGAGTATCTGAGAAAAGAGTATCCGAATTTTAAGTTTATATCCTCAACAACCAAGAGGATCACAGATCCTGACAAACTCCATGCAGAGCTTGAAAAAGACTATTTTATGGTGGTTCTTGATTATGATATGAACCACGACGAAGAAATACTTAAAAGTCTTGAGCCGGTAGCAGAAAGAGTGGAGATACTTGTTGATGAAATCTGCTTTCCTAACTGCCCAAGACGCCTTGAGCATTATCGCGATGAAGCAGCCAAGCAGCTTGAATACGAGATAGCGAGGCCTTTTAACTGCCCTAACAGACAGGAAAAGAAATCCTTTGCGGACTGCATGAATAAGCCTGCCTTTATTTCCAAAGAGCAGCTAAGAGACTATATAGATATGGGCTTTAGGAATTTCAAGCTTGTAGGAAGAGGTCTCCCTCAAAGTCTTGTACTAGACTCATATATGTATTTCCTGGTAAAGGAGTCAGATCAGGATTTTATCAGGAATCAGATAAATAAGCGCCTTGCTAATATCGCGGAGAAACGCGCAGCAGCAAGACGCAGATGAGCTTGTGATAATATATTAGATATGTAGAAAGAGCTGCAGTACCAGATGATTTTTATCATTTAAAACTGCAGCTTTTGCTATTTAAGACATTACAATATTTCTAAGTTTCCTTGTGAGATTACCGGTACCGTAGTCACGCATCTGTGTCATCATAAGGAGTGTTGTTCTGGACTCGGGGTCGTTCATAAAGTAAGCGCCAAGCCATCCGTCCCAGCCATACTCGCCCTTGTTACCAATGATAAGAGCCTTGGCAGGGTCTACAAGGATTCTCATGAGATTACTGTATGTGTGACCTTCAAGACCATACCAGTTATCAAAGGCATGCTGAGGACCATCCATAATGGCACTATTTGTCATAAACTCTACTGTTCTGGGAGTCAGTATCTGATTTCCATTGTAAGTACCGCCATTAAGAAGCATCTGACCAAAGTGTGAATAGTCATCAAGTGTTGAGAAAAGACCTGCACCGCCGGATTCAAATCTGTTCTTATTACCATCTTTTCTGATGATAAGGTTATCTCCATTTAATTCACTAAAGTCGCCATTTTTTACTTCATATGCAAGAGCGAGACGGTTCTTTTTATCTTCAGGAACGTAGAATCCGGTATCCTTCATATCAAGTGGATCAAAGATTCTCTCTTTGAGGAAATCGCCGAATTTCTGGCCTGTAGCCTTCTCTATAACAGCTCCGAGTACGTCAGCACTTGTGCCGTATTGGAACTGAGTTCCGGGAATGAACTGAAGGGGAAGTTTACCGATTTCTTCCGCAAATTCAAGTGTAGTCATCTGATAGTCTTTGCGGCTGTTATCGACAGCAGAGGAAGAATCAGATGTGTTCTCGTAAGGACACTCAAGCCTTCTGATAGCATCAGCAAATAAAAGAGAAGTAGCTCTTTCTGCAGGAGTATTCATGCCGGGATAAACAAGTCCTGATGTCATGTTCAGAAGATCGGCTATACGGACAAACTTATCCCAGGGAAGCTTTCTAATCTCACCATCAATAAGGCAGGTCTGATCCTTGAAGCTGTCAAAATAGTTTGCGACAGGCTCGTTGAGATCAACGATTCCATCCTGTACTAGAAGCATGGCGGCGGCAGCAGTTATTGGCTTGGACTGAGAGTACAGATGAACGATAGTATCTCTGTTCATAGGAATGTCCTCACCTATGTTCGCATGTCCGCTCTGGGCATAATGTGTTTCTTTCCCATCCTGAATAACTAAAAGGTTAACACCGGCCACTTCTTTATTTGCAACAGCTTTGTCCATAGCAGCCTGAATCAGCTTATTTTTATCTCTCATTTCTATTCACCTCAATACAAAAAAATAGTACTAAGATTCATTTTATCATCAATAAAGCGAATTCCTAGTACTATTTAAATGATATTTGTAGATGAGGCGATACTAATTTATAACGCCCGATGACTTGATCTTGCGCATAGCATTGCGGATTGGAACATACAGAACAAGCATCAATACGAAGTTACCACCGCAGTGGATAAAATCCCAGGGGATTCCTGCTATCCACCACACAAAGCCTGCTCGAAGACCTGAAATAAAGCCTCCTGAGCTCCAGCCTATTACAATGTAAGGAATAGAGCAGAGAGCTCCAAAACATAGTCCAAAGATTCCTGAAACTATAGCCCAGAAAAATGCAGAATCATTTTTTCTGAAAAGCCATGCTATCAGCACCAGAAGCGGCCAAATGTACAGATACATTATCCACCACAGGTTCATGCCATAAATAGCACCTTCGATCAGGATAAAAACAGGGACTACAGCCACAATTTTCCATCCAAAAAACAATGTGAACATGATAAGCCAAAAGCTTGTAAGTTCAATGTTAGGAAGAAAAGCAAGAGCAGCCTTGCAAACTTCAATGATTGCAACCATAAGGCCTATCTGCGCTATATCTTTTATCGAAAATTTAGTATTACTGTGCAAGCTCATACTTCCATGTGTATGTATCGCCATCAACTACAGGCTGTGAATCAGCACCATACTGACCATAGTCACCGTTTACATAGAGTGACCAGTAAGCGTTGTCTGTTGCGTAGATAGCCTGCTCACCGTTGATCTTCTCAACCATGATGCCGTACTCGCTTTCCTGTCCCTCATAGCTAAAGCCCTGATCTCCGAGCTCATCCATAGCCTGGCGAAGGAATTCTGCGTCTGTGTCAAGAGAGTAGTCAGTTGTCTCGCCTGTGCTGTTTACAACTTCTACAGTGATGTGCTTAGCTCCCTTAGTAGGCTTAGCTCCGAATACCTTCCAGCAAACTGCGAAAACAGCTACTAAAACTACAAGGCATACTACTCCGATTACGATTTTTCTTGTGTTGTTTTTCATAATTATTCTCCTTTTTTTATCTTGGTAAACGGGAATTATCGGGAATATAGAAGTACAAGCAAAAGAAAAACCTCCTGATAGGGAGGTCTGCACACAAAATTAACAAATAGCAGCAATTGCTATTTGCGCATTTGTTTCGTACAGCCAATTCCTCGTGGCCCGGTCAACCCATGTACTACGAAAGGCAGGTCTCCCGACTTATCACTTCGGCATGCTATAACCAGTTAAAAAAATGTTTCATGCGGCGTTTAGACATCCTTCCCAGGCAATGCCCAGTGGCTTATTGGCTAAACTTGTGAAATACGGTGACGAGATCGCGCAGGATTTGCACCTGCTTCCCTTTTCACCTGCACAGTGAACAAAAATGTATCACCTGCAGACACCTTACGTTTATGCAATTGTAAAAACGAATAAGAATTTTGTCAAACACATATTATCATATTAATAATATTACTAGCAAACCCTGTGCCTTATTGGGGTATAAGTCACTGTAAACATCAGCAAAAGCCATAGGATAAACAACATGCTTCTGGCAGGTAATTACCCGAAATCGTAAATATAACCATTTTTCGGGTAAAGCTCTCAGATATTAGCAACAGATTCAATTTGGCTATTTATGAATGAATCAGTACTCTAGTATAATATGATATGTACGTTTACTAACACGAATCATAAGTATGGGGGATTCTATGAAATTAGTTCATTTATCTGACCTTCATCTTGGAAAAAGAGTTAACGAGTTTTCCATGATAGAGAACCAGGAATTTATCCTTAAAAAAATCATTAATATAATAGATGAAGTTAAACCTGACGGAGTTATTATTGCAGGTGACGTCTATGATAAGTCAGTTCCAAGCGAAGATGCAGTTCGTCTGTGGGATGACTTTTTAAATATGCTGGCAATCAGGCATTTACAGGTCTATGCCATAAGCGGGAACCATGACTCTGCAGTTAGATTTGCTGAGCACTCGAGAATCGTGGATGGTGCAGGAATTCATCTGTCTCCTGCATATAAAGGCCATCTGAGCCACTACACATTTTCCGATGAATACTCTGATAAGTGTGGGGATGTGAACATTTACATGTTGCCCTTTATCAAGCCTGCAAATGTAAGGTCTTTTTACCCTGATGAGGAAATAACTGACTACACCTCAGCTGTTCGCGTTGCACTTGCCCATCCGGGGGCTGATGAAGAGCATATCGATAGTAAAAGCCGAAATATTCTGGTAGCTCATCAGTTTGTTACGGGTGCGGAGCGCTGCGAGTCAGAGGAGATCACAATTGGCGGACTTGATAATGTGGATACATCAGTGTTTGATGACTTCGACTATGTAGCACTTGGCCATATCCACGGACCACAGAAGGTTTCCAGAGAAACGATCAGATACAGTGGAACTCCTCTCAAATATTCTTTTTCTGAAAAAGATCACCACAAGTCCGTCACAGTCATAACAATCAGAGAAAAAGACAATGTGGAGATTGAGAAGATACCGCTTGAAGCTAAGAGAGACCTGCGCCAGATAAAGGGAACCTACGAGGAGCTTTCTGATAAAAAGAACTACGAAAACACTAATAGAGAGGATTATATCCACGCGGTTCTGACAGATGAAGAGGATGTGCCGGATGCAATTAGTAAACTCAGGATCATCTATCCGAATCTGATGAAGCTTACTTACGACAACAAGAGGACAAGAGAGAACAGAATAATAGAGGGCGGTGCTGATGTGGACAGGAAATCGCCCATTGAGCTCTTTGAAGAATTCTATGAGAAGCAGAACAATCAGGAAATGTCAGATGAGCAAAAAGAGCTTGTGACAAGCCTCATTGATAGTATTTGGGACTAATAGAGATATGTGAAACACGAAAATCATTATGATATCTGGAAGCAGGGTTTTAAATAACAGAATTTCAGGAAGGAATATATGCGACCAATAAACTTGAATTTATCTGCCTTTGGCCCATATGCCGGGGAGATTAAACTGAATATGGATGACCTTGGAGATAAGGGACTTTATCTTATAACGGGTGATACAGGAGCCGGAAAGACCACTATTTTTGATGCTATTTGCTTTGCGCTTTTTGGAGAAGCAAGCGGAGGCAGCAGGGAAGCCGCTATGCTCAGATCCAAGTATGCAGAGGCGGATACGCCGACATTTGTCGAGATGTCTTTTACCCATGGAGGAAAAGAGTATTACATTAAGCGAAACCCTGAATATATGCGCCCTGCCAAGCGTGGAGACGGCGTTAAAAAAGAACTTCCGGGAGCGGAACTTCATATGCCTGACGGAAAAGTAATTACCAAGGTCAGGGACGTGAACACCGCAGTAGAGGAGCTTCTTGGCATAGACAGAGGGCAGTTTTCGCAGATTGCCATGCTTGCTCAGGGGGACTTTCTAAAACTCCTTCTTGCAGATACCAAGGAACGTCAGGAAATATTTAGAAAACTCTTTAAAACAGGCTATTATCAGACTCTTCAGGCAAGACTCGAAGAAGAGAGAAAAAAGTGTTATGGCATCTGTGATGATGCACAAAAAAGCGTTAAACACTACATTTCCGGAATTATGTGTGATGAAGAAGACGTTCTGTCAATTGAAGTAAATAAGGCAAGAGCCGGTGAAATGATGACAAGCGACGTTCTGGAGCTGATAAAAAAGCTGATTGACAGCGATAGCAGGATTCTTGACGAGACAAGGAAAGAGATAGAATCGCTAAATAAGGAACTTGAAGAAGTCAACAAGAAAGTCGGTAAGGCAGAGCAGCTAAGGAAGGCTGAGGAAAATCTTAAGGTAACATCTGAAATCTATGAAAAAGAGCTTCCGATGCAGGAAGAGCTTAAAGATAGGCTTTCTCTTATAGAAAAAAAGCTGCCTGAAAAAGAAGAATATCATAAGGAGCAGGCGCAGATAGAAGCTGAGCTTCCGGGCTATATAGAATATGAACAGCTGACAGATAGAGAAAAAGAGCTTAATAATGCGATAGAGCTGGATAAGACAGGTGCTCAGAAAGAAGCAGATAATATCAAGGAATATACGCTTAGGCAGGAAGAGCTAAAGACTGAGCTTGAGGGCTATCAGAATGCCGGAGCTGACAGAGAGAAATATCTGGCGGAAAAAAAGAGTGCAGAAGATAAGTACAAGCGTCTTTTGGAGATTTCTGACAGAATCAAAAAGCTTATTCAGGATGAGCAGAAACTGGAAGCGGAAAGAGAATGTTATCTTGAGCTTGACAGAGAATATCAGGAAAAAAACATATGCTATGAGCATATTTTCAAGGCTTATCGCGATGGTCAGGCAGGAGTTCTCGCTAAGACTTTGGAGGAGGGAAAACCCTGCCCTGTGTGCGGTTCTTTGACCCATCCAAACCCTGCGACATCGGAAGGAGAAGTCCCTACTGATGCTGAACTTAAGAATGCCAAGAATGCGGCAGATGCAGCCAGAGATGCAGCCACCAGGGCAAGCAGAAAGTGCGGAGAGCTTGCAAGTACACTTTATGCCAATAAAGTAAACCTGTCAGATGAGCTTAAAGCTATAGCTGATATGGATGAAAAAGACCTTTCTGCGATGCGGGAAAGTACAGCTTCTATCATAGCTGATACCAAAGAGATTGTTGATGGCATAAACAGTAAGCTTGACGAAATGGATAAACTTCTAGAGCGCAAGGAAGAAATAGAGAATAAGCTTCCTGATCTTGAGAACAAAACTTTGAAAAGCAGGGAAAAAGAATCTTCTATTAAGGAAAAACTTGCTGCGGATGAAGCGGCCCTTGAAGCTGTTCTGGGAAGGAAAGATAAACTCAAGGAAAACTTCAGGTTTGATAGTAAAGCTGCAGCAGAGAATA
The sequence above is a segment of the Butyrivibrio proteoclasticus B316 genome. Coding sequences within it:
- a CDS encoding PDDEXK family nuclease, which codes for MNIEELINEQKRINDILSKAKNDIEKSPEGTLRITRSKSTPCYYYRKNSSDRSGTYINAKEIDLARKLAQKGYAMDVIRYLEPMAGLIDNVTQAYRDSSIHTITSGYNEARRKLITPYELNDEEYISEWIRKTTEQLQKYKQSKDYIAHSHVENLAFTTAKGETVRSKSEVILADTFLRYGIPYQYELPYVYRGEVVFRPDFTILNVRKRKIVYIEHFGKMDSESYRDSFFWKMKNFEKWGLIQGKNLLMTFEDYEHPFDIAAYIKDIKYLCTM
- a CDS encoding 3'-5' exonuclease family protein → MYSNASLDFLEMLKNSKTKEPDTSKPKTNDSKAKEIGSNQLITVIDTETNWRDEVMSIGVALADADSFKCVDTRYYIIDPEYKVGGIYSNVINYHSKNYGDKDTRNNQTEGVSNEFKGAANISAPIGNSEIVCSRSEALNDIVQFLENNNIAKIFAYNAKFDYSHLRELSAFEWYDIMRLAAYKQYNRAITEEMPCCKTGRLKTNYGVEPITRMLSGDSRYCEVHNAIYDAVDELRIIELLGHALDQYSCARIN
- a CDS encoding O-acetylhomoserine aminocarboxypropyltransferase/cysteine synthase family protein, with amino-acid sequence MNDKKIGTKCVQAGYTPGNGEPRQIPIIQSTTFKYDTSEDMGKLFDLEASGYFYTRLQNPTNDYVAAKIAALEGGCAAMLTSSGQAANFFALFNICECGSHIVASSSIYGGTFNLIAVTMAKMGIEVTFVSPDASEEELNAAFKDNTRAVFGETIANPALTVLDIDKFAKAAHSHGVPLIVDNTFPTPVNCRPIEWGADIVTHSTTKYMDGHGAGVGGAIVDSGNFDWMAHADKFPGLCQPDDSYHGITYAEKFGKEGAFITKCTAQLMRDFGSIQSPQNAFILNLGLESLHVRMPKHVENGLAVAKFLQSQPGVVKVNYPGLEGDKYYELAKKYLPNGGCGVVSFELAGGRAAAESFMKKLKVFAIETHVADARSCCLNPATSTHRQMTDEQLAAAGIPAGLIRISCGLEDKEDLIADLENALK
- a CDS encoding serine hydrolase domain-containing protein; translated protein: MRDKNKLIQAAMDKAVANKEVAGVNLLVIQDGKETHYAQSGHANIGEDIPMNRDTIVHLYSQSKPITAAAAMLLVQDGIVDLNEPVANYFDSFKDQTCLIDGEIRKLPWDKFVRIADLLNMTSGLVYPGMNTPAERATSLLFADAIRRLECPYENTSDSSSAVDNSRKDYQMTTLEFAEEIGKLPLQFIPGTQFQYGTSADVLGAVIEKATGQKFGDFLKERIFDPLDMKDTGFYVPEDKKNRLALAYEVKNGDFSELNGDNLIIRKDGNKNRFESGGAGLFSTLDDYSHFGQMLLNGGTYNGNQILTPRTVEFMTNSAIMDGPQHAFDNWYGLEGHTYSNLMRILVDPAKALIIGNKGEYGWDGWLGAYFMNDPESRTTLLMMTQMRDYGTGNLTRKLRNIVMS
- a CDS encoding DUF4430 domain-containing protein, which translates into the protein MKNNTRKIVIGVVCLVVLVAVFAVCWKVFGAKPTKGAKHITVEVVNSTGETTDYSLDTDAEFLRQAMDELGDQGFSYEGQESEYGIMVEKINGEQAIYATDNAYWSLYVNGDYGQYGADSQPVVDGDTYTWKYELAQ
- a CDS encoding exonuclease SbcCD subunit D; translation: MKLVHLSDLHLGKRVNEFSMIENQEFILKKIINIIDEVKPDGVIIAGDVYDKSVPSEDAVRLWDDFLNMLAIRHLQVYAISGNHDSAVRFAEHSRIVDGAGIHLSPAYKGHLSHYTFSDEYSDKCGDVNIYMLPFIKPANVRSFYPDEEITDYTSAVRVALAHPGADEEHIDSKSRNILVAHQFVTGAERCESEEITIGGLDNVDTSVFDDFDYVALGHIHGPQKVSRETIRYSGTPLKYSFSEKDHHKSVTVITIREKDNVEIEKIPLEAKRDLRQIKGTYEELSDKKNYENTNREDYIHAVLTDEEDVPDAISKLRIIYPNLMKLTYDNKRTRENRIIEGGADVDRKSPIELFEEFYEKQNNQEMSDEQKELVTSLIDSIWD
- a CDS encoding AAA family ATPase, producing the protein MRPINLNLSAFGPYAGEIKLNMDDLGDKGLYLITGDTGAGKTTIFDAICFALFGEASGGSREAAMLRSKYAEADTPTFVEMSFTHGGKEYYIKRNPEYMRPAKRGDGVKKELPGAELHMPDGKVITKVRDVNTAVEELLGIDRGQFSQIAMLAQGDFLKLLLADTKERQEIFRKLFKTGYYQTLQARLEEERKKCYGICDDAQKSVKHYISGIMCDEEDVLSIEVNKARAGEMMTSDVLELIKKLIDSDSRILDETRKEIESLNKELEEVNKKVGKAEQLRKAEENLKVTSEIYEKELPMQEELKDRLSLIEKKLPEKEEYHKEQAQIEAELPGYIEYEQLTDREKELNNAIELDKTGAQKEADNIKEYTLRQEELKTELEGYQNAGADREKYLAEKKSAEDKYKRLLEISDRIKKLIQDEQKLEAERECYLELDREYQEKNICYEHIFKAYRDGQAGVLAKTLEEGKPCPVCGSLTHPNPATSEGEVPTDAELKNAKNAADAARDAATRASRKCGELASTLYANKVNLSDELKAIADMDEKDLSAMRESTASIIADTKEIVDGINSKLDEMDKLLERKEEIENKLPDLENKTLKSREKESSIKEKLAADEAALEAVLGRKDKLKENFRFDSKAAAENRIIELKKKIIDIQSEYEKADKDMKEHTEKISLLKGQIKALSETIEKSEQIELATELDNKTRLEETRSELTKRATSASLRIETNTTARAGIEEKCDELSVAEKRYAYVSSLADTANGKLSGKEKIMLETYIQTTYFDRIIARANLRFMKMSDAQYELKRLEEASNNRSQSGLDLGVIDHYNGSQRSVKTLSGGESFMAALSLALGLSDEIQSSAGGIQIDTMFVDEGFGTLDSDSLELAYNALAGLTEGNRLVGIISHVSELKDKIDKQIVVTKEKSGGSKAQIIA